From the genome of Spinacia oleracea cultivar Varoflay chromosome 2, BTI_SOV_V1, whole genome shotgun sequence, one region includes:
- the LOC130467523 gene encoding uncharacterized protein: protein MNSVDPNARKYLYREFPEHYRWLTSSREWQKRKSTQRVMGRLYVASPLEGERFYLRMLLNHVRERTSFEHLRTINGVTHPTFRAAAEALGLIENDESIRQCLLEACSVRMPSALRRLFATILVYCQPTGLRALWDEFFPYMVEDYPASNTTSNYVFLTNKLLQDIDRLLRPLRKRISDYTELPSLPECTDDIDELPSIMEEYFSVPVPDEDLACVGTLNSDQQVAYDTIMNAVISKAGCSFFVDGPGGTGKTFLYKALLATVKSRGEIAIPTATSGIAATLLHQGRTSHSTFQLPLNPDSSSTCSFTKRSKTAILLKNSAIIVWDEAPMTHRYQFEAVDRSLKDLMGNDLPFGGKIIVFGGDFRQVLPVVRNGTRAQMIDASFVRSPMWRHIRILRLRENMRSIDDNGFANFLLSVGNGNEPTVSDQMIRLPTAMIIPTVADSSIEALIDQVFPNLSEHVGDGNFIVERAIITPLNEDADRINNKVVEKFLGEGKTYYSFDSVHEDKRNLYQQEFLNSISASGLPPHALTLKPGVPLMLLRNIDPKHGLCNGTRLLCHSLKDNFIDAEILTGHSRGNRVFLPRIPLKTAEDIKLPFEMVRKQFPVKLSFALTINKSQGQTIPHVGIFLPDHVFSHGQLYVALSRGISENTTMIVVEKGKVQGCEGIFTKNIVYKEVLLSYD from the coding sequence ATGAATTCAGTCGATCCAAATGCAAGGAAATATCTTTATCGAGAATTTCCTGAGCATTACAGATGGTTAACGAGTTCACGTGAATGGCAGAAGAGAAAAAGTACACAACGAGTTATGGGTCGATTGTATGTAGCTTCACCATTGGAAGGAGAACGATTTTATTTGAGAATGTTACTCAATCATGTGAGGGAGCGTACATCGTTCGAACATTTAAGAACGATCAATGGCGTTACACACCCTACATTCAGGGCTGCAGCTGAAGCCCTCGGTCTAATCGAGAATGACGAAAGCATTCGTCAATGTCTTTTAGAAGCATGTTCAGTACGAATGCCATCTGCATTACGTCGGTTATTTGCAACCATATTGGTATATTGTCAACCAACTGGATTACGAGCACTCTGGGATGAGTTTTTCCCTTACATGGTTGAGGATTATCCAGCCTCAAACACAACAAGTAATTATGTTTTCCTCACTAACAAACTTTTGCAAGACATAGATAGGTTATTAAGACCACTTAGAAAAAGGATTTCTGACTACACAGAGTTGCCAAGCTTACCCGAATGTACTGATGATATTGACGAACTTCCTTCTATCATGGAAGAGTACTTTTCTGTTCCGGTTCCAGATGAGGATTTGGCATGCGTTGGCACTCTCAATAGTGACCAACAAGTTGCATACGACACAATAATGAATGCTGTCATTTCAAAGGCTGGCTGTTCTTTCTTCGTCGATGGTCCTGGGGGCACCGGAAAAACATTTTTATACAAAGCCCTTCTTGCTACTGTAAAAAGTAGAGGCGAAATAGCTATCCCCACTGCAACATCTGGAATTGCAGCAACGTTGTTGCACCAGGGAAGAACATCACATTCGACTTTTCAGCTCCCACTTAATCCAGACAGCTCATCAACTTGCTCATTTACCAAACGTTCTAAAACTGCAATTCTCCTAAAAAATTCTGCTATTATCGTATGGGATGAGGCCCCAATGACACACAGATATCAATTTGAAGCTGTTGATCGATCACTCAAGGATTTAATGGGGAATGACTTGCCGTTTGGGGGGAAAATTATTGTGTTCGGTGGTGATTTCAGACAGGTTTTACCGGTGGTTCGAAATGGAACTAGAGCTCAAATGATTGACGCATCTTTTGTCAGGTCCCCTATGTGGAGACACATTCGTATTTTGCGTTTGAGAGAAAATATGagatcaattgatgataacggCTTTGCTAATTTCTTACTCTCTGTTGGGAATGGTAATGAACCTACTGTTTCAGATCAGATGATAAGGTTACCCACTGCCATGATTATACCAACAGTGGCAGATAGTTCTATCGAGGCTTTGATCGACCAGGTCTTTCCAAATTTAAGTGAGCACGTTGGTGATGGAAATTTTATAGTTGAAAGGGCGATCATCACACCCCTGAACGAAGACGCTGATAGAATAAATAATAAGGTTGTCGAAAAGTTTCTCGGAGAAGGAAAAACGTATTATTCGTTTGATTCTGTTCATGAAGATAAGAGAAATTTGTATCAACAAGAGTTTTTGAATTCGATTTCTGCGTCGGGATTGCCTCCCCATGCTCTCACCCTGAAACCTGGGGTACCCTTAATGCTTTTGAGAAATATTGATCCTAAACATGGTCTTTGCAATGGAACACGGTTGCTTTGCCATTCATTAAAGGACAATTTCATTGATGCTGAGATTTTAACCGGACATTCTAGGGGGAACAGAGTGTTTTTGCCAAGAATTCCCTTGAAAACTGCTGAAGATATTAAATTGCCATTCGAGATGGTCAGAAAGCAATTTCCTGTGAAGTTGAGTTTTGCCTTGACTATCAACAAGTCTCAGGGACAAACTATTCCACATGTTGGGATATTCCTCCCTGATCATGTATTTAGCCACGGCCAGCTATATGTGGCATTATCACGAGGAATTTCAGAGAACACGACAATGATCGTGGTAGaaaagggaaaggttcaaggTTGTGAAGGCATATTCACTAAAAATATTGTGTACAAAGAAGTTTTGTTGTCTTATGATTAG
- the LOC130466991 gene encoding replication protein A 70 kDa DNA-binding subunit B-like produces the protein MGLVLYVSPVENIGVDSFKRDVAIMDTTWTVIKLTLWNDFVHVLDENLNHVDVAPIIVACGLHVKSFYGTYLSTGYHTRVYVNPVNEKTTSLSTWYEIGKLAKIRRDWFRSPTFSLKSSIDISNTPRIRLSQFPSVRKVQYCRVVAYACRVDSVDNIIYEACNRCLKKVVIFQGLQKCQSCNLTNTVTIPRLLLRLTIFDKSGNLKVTILHDLAQHLLGCLATEIKSVLQQPNGRNRVMEKVFACFGNRAFSWVLHPPIGDFNPEHSYTVGYVLHVDWAEECMWLNKYIASKKRK, from the exons ATGGGATTGGTCCTATACGTTTCACCGGTTGAGAATATTGGTGTGGATTCATTTAAGCGAGACGTGGCAATAATGGATACAAC CTGGACTGTTATTAAATTAACACTTTGGAATGATTTTGTGCACGTTCTTGATGAAAATCTTAATCATGTTGACGTGGCACCAATCATTGTAGCATGTGGTCTGCATGTCAAGAGCTTCTATG GTACATATCTTTCCACGGGATACCACACTAGGGTTTATGTTAACCCGGTTAATGAAAAAACAACATCCTTATCTACATGGTACG AAATCGGAAAATTGGCAAAGATAAGGAGAGATTGGTTTCGTTCGCCGACTTTTTCGTTAAAGTCGTCGATTGATATTTCTAACACTCCCCGTATCCGATTATCTCAATTTCCCAGCGTGAGAAAG GTTCAATACTGTCGAGTTGTTGCATATGCATGTCGCGTTGATAGTGTTGATAACATCATATATGAGGCATGCAATCGTTGCCTAAAAAAGGTTGTCATTTTTCAAGGACTACAAAAATGTCAATCTTGCAATCTCACCAACACTGTAACTATCCCAAG GTTGCTTCTTCGACTTACCATATTTGATAAAAGTGGTAATTTGAAAGTCACAATATTACACGATCTTGCACAACACCTTTTAGGTTGTTTAGCTACTGAAATAAAATCAGTACTTCAACAG CCTAATGGACGTAATCGAGTGATGGAAAAAGTATTTGCATGTTTCGGAAACAGAGCTTTTTCATGGGTGCTACATCCACCAATTGGAGATTTTAATCCTGAACATTCGTATACGGTTGGATATGTGTTGCATGTCGATTGGGCGGAGGAGTGCATGTGGTTAAACAAATATATTGCgagcaaaaaaagaaaatga